In Massilia forsythiae, one DNA window encodes the following:
- a CDS encoding M16 family metallopeptidase has translation MNKLMLTLAVAGALASAGAHGAPPADAAAAAKAPAGMPAYGKDKPLPAPHIGRKTLANGLQVWVVPRAGVPRVDMVLAVRGAGFGADDAAHPGFAELLAGLLNEGTARRDSRAIAEAAQGMGGAVAAGAGADGISVSANALASQAGAMMGLLAEVARTPSFPAGEVALAKANALQSLRVAETQPRFRAERALSRTVYGEHPYGHTQPTAESIGATDEALLRSEHARRFRPERALLVIAGRIKEADAMKLAQQAFGDWKGSGEAAPEVPPLAGGVKPVRLLLERAGSVQSTVRLGGPGIAATAQDQVPLRLAGTILGGGFSSRVNIKLREEKGYTYGASAGARLLREGGSIVGGADVRNDVTGAALTETFNEYKRIGSELVAPDEMRMHKRYVAGNYLLSNQMQRAVAGTLANNWLVGLPPEFLAQYVPLIEKVTPEQVREVAKKYFAPENQAIVVVGDRKAVGEQLKAFGEFTVTDK, from the coding sequence ATGAACAAACTGATGCTGACACTGGCCGTTGCCGGCGCCTTGGCAAGCGCCGGCGCGCACGGGGCGCCGCCAGCCGATGCTGCGGCAGCCGCCAAGGCCCCGGCCGGCATGCCCGCCTACGGCAAGGACAAGCCGCTGCCGGCGCCGCACATCGGCAGGAAGACCCTGGCCAACGGCCTGCAGGTGTGGGTGGTGCCGCGCGCCGGCGTGCCGCGCGTGGACATGGTGCTGGCCGTGCGCGGCGCCGGCTTCGGCGCCGACGATGCCGCGCATCCGGGCTTCGCCGAGCTGCTGGCCGGCCTGCTCAACGAAGGCACGGCCAGGCGCGATTCGCGCGCCATCGCCGAAGCCGCCCAGGGCATGGGCGGCGCGGTGGCGGCCGGCGCCGGCGCCGACGGCATCTCGGTCTCGGCCAACGCCCTGGCTTCGCAGGCCGGCGCCATGATGGGGCTGCTGGCGGAGGTCGCGCGCACGCCGTCGTTCCCGGCCGGCGAAGTCGCGCTGGCCAAGGCCAACGCGCTGCAGTCGCTGCGCGTGGCCGAGACCCAGCCGCGCTTTCGCGCCGAGCGCGCGCTGAGCCGTACGGTGTACGGCGAACACCCGTACGGTCATACCCAGCCGACCGCGGAATCGATCGGCGCCACCGACGAGGCGCTGCTGCGCAGCGAGCACGCCAGGCGCTTCCGCCCCGAGCGCGCGCTGCTGGTGATTGCCGGCCGCATCAAGGAAGCCGATGCGATGAAGCTGGCGCAGCAGGCGTTCGGCGACTGGAAGGGCAGCGGCGAGGCCGCGCCGGAAGTCCCGCCGCTGGCAGGCGGCGTCAAGCCGGTGCGCCTGCTGCTGGAACGCGCCGGCAGCGTGCAGTCGACGGTGCGCCTGGGCGGGCCCGGCATCGCCGCCACCGCCCAGGACCAGGTGCCGCTGCGCCTGGCCGGCACGATCCTGGGCGGCGGCTTTTCCAGCCGCGTGAACATCAAGCTGCGCGAGGAAAAGGGCTATACCTACGGCGCCTCGGCCGGTGCGCGCCTGCTGCGCGAAGGCGGCAGCATCGTCGGCGGCGCCGACGTGCGCAACGACGTCACCGGCGCCGCGCTCACCGAAACCTTCAACGAATACAAGCGCATCGGCAGCGAACTGGTGGCGCCCGACGAGATGCGCATGCACAAGCGCTACGTGGCCGGCAACTACCTGCTGAGCAACCAGATGCAGCGCGCCGTGGCCGGCACGCTGGCGAACAACTGGCTGGTCGGCCTGCCGCCGGAATTCCTGGCGCAGTACGTGCCGCTGATCGAGAAGGTCACGCCGGAGCAGGTGCGCGAGGTGGCGAAGAAGTATTTCGCGCCGGAGAACCAGGCGATCGTGGTGGTGGGGGACAGAAAGGCGGTGGGGGAACAGCTGAAGGCGTTCGGTGAATTTACCGTCACCGACAAATGA
- a CDS encoding M16 family metallopeptidase, producing the protein MRQLPFLLAGLALSLPACAASSDQWKLPVHVKKLDNGLTVVVSEDHSSPTVGVSVVYHVGMRLEPRNRTGFAHLFEHLMFQGTPNAPKGVFDRTITGGGGNNNGSTRPDFTNYIETAPVSSIEPILWLEADRMKTLDFNPATLKNQQDVVKEEIRVNVKNQPYGAFSWIDISQLAFQKWENNHDGYGSFEDLEGASLDDVRAFHRDYYGPNNAVLAIAGDLTPAQGFALAQKYFGAIAARPTPKPSDFSEGLNTQEKRIEQSDALAQVPAVAAGWKVPARASRDQAPMAMLAELLAGGDASLLYQGLVKGREIALNVSGGFGLTGPFEYDGPTLFTVTGLYKPNGSADAMLAAMDEEIGKIAKNGVDAATLKRVKTRMLASWNNRLENFLSRADTLAKLQTLWGDADVVNKVPGWIDGVTSGDIQRVAAIYLVPANRTVIDRRPAARTPASPAAPTPANAAATAPAPAGKPATPAAGTPPAGTKQ; encoded by the coding sequence ATGCGCCAATTACCCTTTCTGCTGGCCGGCCTGGCCCTTTCGCTGCCGGCCTGCGCCGCGAGCAGCGACCAGTGGAAACTGCCGGTCCACGTCAAGAAGCTCGACAACGGCCTGACGGTCGTCGTCTCCGAAGACCACAGCTCGCCCACCGTGGGCGTGTCGGTCGTGTACCACGTCGGCATGCGGCTGGAGCCGCGCAACCGCACCGGCTTCGCCCACCTGTTCGAACACCTGATGTTCCAGGGCACGCCGAACGCGCCGAAGGGCGTGTTCGACCGCACCATCACCGGCGGGGGCGGCAACAACAACGGTTCCACCCGGCCCGACTTCACCAACTACATCGAGACCGCGCCGGTGTCCAGCATCGAGCCGATCCTGTGGCTGGAAGCGGACCGTATGAAGACGCTCGACTTCAACCCGGCCACGCTGAAGAACCAGCAGGACGTGGTCAAGGAAGAAATCCGCGTCAACGTCAAGAACCAGCCCTACGGCGCGTTCTCGTGGATCGACATCAGCCAGCTGGCGTTCCAGAAGTGGGAAAACAACCACGACGGCTACGGCAGCTTCGAGGACCTGGAAGGCGCCAGCCTGGACGACGTGCGCGCCTTCCACCGCGACTACTACGGCCCCAACAACGCGGTGCTGGCGATCGCCGGCGACCTCACCCCGGCCCAGGGCTTCGCCCTGGCGCAGAAGTACTTCGGCGCCATCGCGGCGCGCCCAACCCCGAAGCCGAGCGATTTCAGCGAAGGCTTGAACACGCAGGAAAAGCGCATCGAGCAGAGCGACGCGCTGGCCCAGGTGCCGGCGGTCGCCGCCGGCTGGAAGGTACCGGCGCGCGCCAGCCGCGACCAGGCGCCGATGGCGATGCTGGCCGAGCTGCTGGCCGGCGGCGACGCCTCGCTGCTGTACCAGGGCCTGGTCAAGGGCCGCGAGATCGCGCTCAACGTATCGGGCGGCTTCGGCCTCACCGGCCCGTTCGAATACGACGGTCCGACCCTGTTCACGGTAACCGGCCTGTACAAGCCGAACGGCAGCGCCGACGCCATGCTGGCGGCGATGGACGAAGAGATCGGCAAGATCGCGAAAAACGGCGTCGACGCCGCCACCCTGAAGCGCGTCAAGACGCGCATGCTGGCCAGCTGGAACAACCGCCTGGAAAACTTCCTGAGCCGCGCCGACACCCTGGCCAAGCTGCAGACGCTGTGGGGCGATGCCGACGTGGTCAACAAGGTGCCGGGCTGGATCGACGGCGTCACTTCCGGCGACATCCAGCGTGTGGCCGCGATTTACCTGGTGCCGGCCAACCGCACCGTGATCGACCGCAGGCCGGCTGCCAGGACGCCAGCCTCGCCGGCCGCGCCGACGCCGGCCAACGCCGCGGCGACCGCGCCCGCCCCTGCCGGCAAACCGGCCACGCCCGCTGCCGGCACCCCGCCGGCCGGCACCAAACAATGA
- a CDS encoding GIN domain-containing protein — MNKMVTLGMAQLGLWAALGIAQAAPEPDTQVRVVDARVVRVRLDGAVDLRIRQGGTPSLTLSGDPRWVARTTTEQRGDTLRIDSEMQGRMRLGSLHAELILPALREVVSESLGATEVTGFSGDDLALTLDGAGSMRVSASYRTVSANLGGIGSMQLQGLDSEVVSLSLQGAGFVMLSGRTRLLKADLAGLGNLDAQQFSADSVDVDLSGLGNASVTAHRNANLNLSGLGSVTVYGKPLNRKVALDGLGKVSWK, encoded by the coding sequence ATGAACAAGATGGTCACGCTCGGCATGGCGCAACTGGGCCTGTGGGCGGCGCTGGGAATCGCGCAGGCCGCGCCCGAGCCCGACACCCAGGTGCGCGTGGTCGACGCGCGCGTGGTGCGCGTGCGCCTGGACGGCGCGGTCGACCTGCGCATCCGCCAGGGCGGCACCCCGAGCCTGACCCTGAGCGGCGATCCGCGCTGGGTGGCCAGGACCACCACCGAGCAGCGCGGCGACACGCTGCGCATCGATTCCGAGATGCAGGGCAGGATGCGCCTGGGTTCGCTGCACGCCGAACTGATCCTGCCCGCGCTGCGCGAGGTGGTGTCGGAAAGCCTGGGCGCGACCGAGGTCACCGGCTTTTCCGGCGACGACCTGGCGCTGACCCTGGACGGCGCCGGGTCGATGCGCGTGTCCGCCAGCTACCGTACCGTGAGCGCCAACCTGGGCGGCATCGGCAGCATGCAGCTGCAGGGCCTGGACAGCGAGGTCGTGTCGCTCAGCCTGCAGGGCGCCGGCTTCGTGATGCTGAGCGGACGGACGCGCCTGCTGAAGGCCGACCTGGCCGGCCTGGGCAACCTGGACGCCCAGCAGTTCAGCGCCGATTCGGTCGACGTCGACCTGTCCGGCCTGGGCAACGCCAGCGTGACGGCGCACCGCAACGCCAACCTGAACCTGTCGGGACTGG